The DNA segment CGCCGCCATCCCCTTTCGCAGCTACATTCTCGACGATATCTCCGCCGTTCATGGTGAAACTTCCAAAACCATTCACATTGACACCGCCGCCGTATGTTGAATTGATACACTTTGTGATCTTTGCACCGTCTTCCATCACCAAGGTTCCGCCTGCAGCCTGCACGCCTCCATTGGAACGATCTACTCCGATATCCGTAAGTCCCTTGCCCGAAAGGACAATATTTTTCAGACGCAGAGTCCCCAAAACCTGGAAGTGTATATAGCCGGTATCCTGTGTATTAATCCCCTGCCTATCCTGTGTGATCGTGCGGCGTGTATCGTCGGATGTGAGTGTAATCTCTTTGTCAGACGGAATGGTGACTGTACTTCCCATCATGGGATCATCCGCCGTCGCCTTGATCGTACAGGGTTCCGTCGTCAGGCAGGCCGTCACCGCACTCGACAACTGATCGTAAGAACCAATGATTTCCCCGCTGCCGTCTTTCGACACCACATACCGGTTTACCCCCCACTGGGCATAGAGTGTCAGGTTATCCAAAAAGCGCACGCGCTGTCCGGCCGTATAGGTGACACCGTCGCTGTCAGGACTTGTATTCCATCCGAGGAACTTCTCCTGGCCCGGCTCGACTGCACCGGCCGCATCAAAGCCCGCCTGCTGCTGGGTAAATAAGTAGTTATAGCCTGAACTGCCAATCGGTACTCCCGTCGCCTGATAGGTATCCGGCGTCCCGGTGTTGTTATTCACCTTATAGATCACCGTGTAATACGGGTTCCTGTAATTGATGTTGTCGTTGTCAAGCAGCAATCCGTCAAAGACATTCGCCGCACGTCTTGTAAATTCCAGATAGTTAGAAGGCGGAAGAAATCTCCCTCCATTTGCCGTGTTCTCACGCACCGCTGCACTGCCGGCAATCTGGATATTCGCATAGCTGTTCGATGCAGCCGGGTTTGCGTAGCTGGAAGCTGCACTGTAGATCCCGCCTCCGTCCGTCACGGCTGTATTCCCGGTTATTGCACCGCCACTCATGGTAAAAACTGCATTTACACCTGTGAAAACCCCTCCGCCAACATTTGCCCGATTACCGGAGATTGTGCCGTCTGTCATGTTGAGCGAAGCATTCACAAGCTGATAGATGCCGCCCCCATTGGATGCAGATTGATTCGCCGAGATGACACCGCCATTCATAGTCATAGACGCGTTCATCATCAGATAGACGCCGCCTCCATTCACCGTCGTTTCGTTACCGGAGATTTCACCGCCGTTTAGAATAAAGGTTCCTCCTCCGCTCACAAGGATAGCGCCTCCATTCGCCTGTGTAGTATAGCATCTGGTGAGTTTCGCACCGTCCTCCATCACAAGTTTTCCGCCGCTGTTCACCTGTACGCCGCCGTTGATTCGGTCCCCGTTAGCTCTTTCTTCGCGTCCGGACAAGACGATATTCCTCAGCGTCAGAGAACCACTCACCAAAAAGTGCCGGCCATATTCGGAACCAACCGTCTGTGTGAGGGTTCGTGTTGTGCCATCCGACGTCAGCGTGATCTCTTTTCCGGCCGGTATGCTGATCGCAGAACCCAGCGCACTGTCATCCATCGAGGTCACAATGGTATATGGGCCATCTGTTTGGCAAGCTGCCACGGCATCCTTCAGTTCTGTGTACATTCCCACCAGTTGATTTCCTGTATCCCGATAGACTTTATATGAGCCCGCTCGTATCACGATATCCTGTAACACCCGGATCCCTGCATTCAGATCCGAAACCTGTGTATGCGTATCCAGGGCAACCGGTTCGGAAAAAACCGTCGCGTGATCCTCGCTGAACTTTGCAAATCGATTGTCCGCCGTCATCCCTGCCAGCGGCAGGAGGTATTCGACATCGTCTTTTATGCGGGAAGATATGCCCACCACATACGTGCCGGGGTCTATACCCTCGAATATGTACTTTCCCTCACCATCTGTCTTTACCGTTTTAAAAGGAGAATGCTTGTCGTCTGCCCGATAGAGAGAGACCTCATAATCGGCAAGTGCCTGTTCCTTTTCCTGACGGATGCCGTCACCGGATAAGATCTGATTCCCCTTATCCTCCCAGGTATCCAGCCAGAGCAAACCGCTGATCCTGTTATTGTTGTCTGTTTTTACCGGCTGATCCTTTTTTTGATCCTCTTTCTTGTCTGATTCAGATTCTGTGACCGTCTTTTCGGGCTCTTTTTCTGATTCACCCGATTCTGACTGCTTTGCATCCTCCGGCGAAACAGTTACATCCACGCCTTGTTCCTCTTCTGCGTATACCGAGGATGTATAGAAAGAATTCGAAAGAACAGACGTCACCAGTACAACGATCAGTAAAGTCATACCCAGGAATCTATTCTGAAATCCATGGATCCGAACAAACGGATTCTTATGTAATTTTTTCAGCCCCGGCTGCCCAGAGTGCTTTCTATTCAACCGATCACCTCCGATTCGGCAGTTACCGCAAATTTGAGCAATCTGCTGCCAAAGTTTTTCTATCTAAACCCCTGACAGCGATTGGTGTTAATCGTTTTTTATCTGTTATTTTTTAATTTAACTATTTTAGTATATTTTAAATGAAAAAGAGTCAAAAAAACTCCTCCATGTAACGAAACAGACTTTTCATGTATCGAAATTGAAAAATTGCATCAAAATATGGGTCAAATATGAAACAAGCGTCCTTTTTGACCCTATGGATGCCCATAATTCTGGCATTCATTATACCTGAAAAAAGATCCGAAGTTTGATCTTGGGTGTGAAAAGCTGTCCGCGAGGGAGGAAGAGCCAGAGATGGTGACAAATATGCCCCTGTACCTTGCAGCGAAGACGAGAAATCTGCTCTGATACACAGATTGTTACGCAGCCCTAATCGGGCTGCTTTCTCCTGTTTGTTCGAATCCAAAGGTCCTGCTTTTTCATGCTCGCATGAAAGGCAGGACCTTTGGATTGTAGTATCAAACTATTTCTTTTATATTTCCCTCGATATCACGTGGAGTTCTTCCCTCTGCTTCCTCTTTATCAGAAAAGCTGCAAAACAAAGAGCCGTAAAAGCGGAACCTGTCATCGTCATAATCCATGATGCAAGATTCGTATCATCCCCGGTCTTTGCCGTGCCTGTTCCGGAAGTTCCTGTCTTTTTTACTGGGGGATCCACCTTAACAGACGGATCACTGGGGCGAAGCGAAAATCGGTTTTGAAAATGAATCTGTGACGTTTTTTTTCCGCTGGATTTGCGAACCACAATGTTCGTATGCAGACCGGCGTCGACATAGACGGTAACACGATACACTTGCTCATCATAGACGCAGCCTTCCTGCCTTTGGTCTGTCATCTGGGCAATTTCATAGGAATAGGTGCCGGCCTGTGAAAACTCGATGGGGCCTGCAAAAACCGTATCATTTCCACGGATGGAAAATCTATAGACACCCTCTGTACTGCCTGCCGGCATCGGCGCACCCGGCGTTATTGCGTTCATCCGGTACGTAAACGTGTCGGATACGGGCACGCCCTCTTCCACCGTAAACTCCTGTGCAGCCTCCAAAGTGACCTCTCCTGCCACAGGCGCTGCAGAGGCAGGCAGTGCCGAAAAGGCCGCGACAGGCAAAACCAAAAGGCAGAACAGCAGCGCCTGTTTTCCTATGTTTTTTATCATAACTTTCATAACTTCTCTCTCCTTACTGATCCTTCGGATGCGTGTCCTGCCTTACACTGCGGTGAAATACCGGTTCAATCAGTTTTTTGCGGAAGTCTTTTTCCGGAAACGAATCACTGTATATCCTCCCAGTGCAGCAACAGCCAGTACAATCATCGAGAGGAATGGCATATCGTTCGACTGGATCCCGGTTGGGGTGACAGCGGTATCCTCATCATACATATTGGTAAATGCCGCCGAGTTCGTATCAGCGCCAAGGGCTTGTGTCCCTGTATCATTTGCAGTGTTTACTGCTCCTTGAATAAGGGTGGAAGTCCCGCCGTTTACAACCAGATCAATGTCCGCTATATAGTGAGCAACAGCATCCTCTGTCGCCTTATACTGTGCACCGACGGCCATGTTCATAAATGCCACAGACTGTCCATGTTTCAGGTTGATCTTCAACGTACTGCCGGCCGACACTTTGATGTAATCGCCATTGCTGTCGCTGTCTGTGGCATAAGTTTCACCACTTACTTCGTTTTGACTTGCCATGGGAATTACAGTGCCATTATCAATCAGATATGCTTTGTAAATAGTTGTCCCTGCTGTCTCTGTTCCTGCAGCCGTCGTATCGATGAAGAATGGGAAATACTGTCCCAGATCACTATGATCCGTTGCTTCCACTACTTTGCTTACAGTAAGGGATGCATCTTCTGTCGGATCGGTACCGCCGCCTCCGGCTGTCTCGGAATAAACATTGACGAATTTAAACTGGTTTGTGTCAGGATCCGGCGTCACAGAGACCTTTCCGCCGTCTTCTGTGTTCTCCGTATCTACTACACCGATATTCTCGATCACATAGCCGCCGGCTCCGTCATTTTTGACATATGCCGTCACTTCATATTCTGTGGTGTCGTCCGTCATCGTCTTGCCGGTTGTGGGGTTGGAATATCCGGAAGTTCTCTCTTTTACCGTATAGGTGTACGTTCCGGGAGCATTCCATGTCACACCGTTAAAGATTTTATTTGCCGCCTGTTTCTTGTAGACACTAATTCCGCCGGTGGATGCGTTATTATCCTTATCTGCCTCTTGTAATGTGATGGAGGTATCGGTCACACCCGGCATCGCGGAGCCGTTTACAATCGGGGCTGTCGGTGTTACAGCAGTTGTGTCATTGAATTTCTTTGGTGTAACTGAAAAATTGAATGTGTAGCCGCCGGAGGGAATCGACAAGGTATCGTCCATCTCCAGTTCTTTTAGAATATAAGCTCCGTCACCGCTTATCGCTGCAGGCGGATCCGCATATGCGGTTGTCGCTGCGCCCACAGTCAGCACAGCTGTCATTGCCAGTGAAAGCAATGCTTTCAATCTCTTGTTTCTCTTCATAATTTTTTCTCTCCTTATGTACTTGGATTTTTATATATAACACGGGAACGGGTTTGCCGCTCCCGCGGTTATACCTCTGTTGGTTTTATTCAGGACTCTTTTTGGCGTTTACGTCTTGCCCTGCGGCTTATGAGATACCATGCACCTGCAAGAGACAGAACCGCCGTGGTAATCCGCAGGGTTGTCGATGTCATGCCTCCGGTAATTCCGGCGGCAACCACCTCCCCATGCGTATTCACAAATGCAGCCGTGCGGTTGGTGCCATTCATCGCAATCAGGTTCGTATCGGTACCGTTCTGTGCGGTGCCGCTGTCAATCTGATATGTCGTGCTGTAACCGGAGACAGCTGTCTCCGCAATCTGTACCTTGCCGTTCGTCGGAATCCCGGAAACTGTGACGGTCTGCCCGTGCTTGAGTTTAAAGTCCGCACTGCCTGTGGCATCAAGCGTCAGGGTTCCGTCTTCCAAAGCCTCTGCACCGGAGCCGGGAAGTGTGCCGCCGGTATAGGAAAGACTGGTGCCCGAAGCCAGCGGGGTTCCGCTTGTATCCTGTACGGTAATTGTGAAATCGAACTTTTTGTTCCGGTCACCATAGTCGCCTGCGACGGTTTTGGAGATCGTGACATCCACAAACGGCATCCACTTGGCGTATAATATTTTATTACCAGAAAGCGTAATGGCATCACCCGGTCGATATGATGCACCTGTTCCATCCGCATTTTCTGTCCAGCCGGCGAAGGACATGCCAGCCGGCGCGGTAAAGTTCGCCTCATCCGTGCCCGATCCAATATTCACCGCCTGTACGGTGGTCGTTCCACTGGAAACACCAGTGGATTGGTAATATCTTTGTGTACCATCTCCGCCGTTGTTCGCATCATATGCAATGGAATAGTAGGGATTTCGATAATTAATATTATTATTATCCAGCAGCATGCCGTCAAAAGAATTTGCCGCACGAACATCGAAATCCGAATAGTTGACGGGTGGGGCAAAGAAACCATCCAATGCTGTATTCTCGCTTACTTCCGCAGAATTAGAAATAGAGATGTTGCTATATTTACTTACATCAGCAGGGTTACCATAGCTGTAATCAGGTGTATAGACACCACCGCCATCGGATGATGCGGTATTGTCGGAAATTCTCCCTCCAAGCATGCTGAATTCAGCTCCAGTATCCACATAGACACCACCACCATAACCTGTGGAATCACCTGGACCATATCTTTTTGCCACATTTCCCGAGATTTCTCCATCATACATTGTGAAACTACAGCCAGATGCAACATAGGCTCCTCCGCCTTTTCCAAAGACTCCGCCTGCAGTATTATCAAGAATTTTGCTGTCAGATCCACGCATAATAAAGGTACTTCCATGAGATAAATAAACTCCTCCACCGAAACTTCTGTTGGCCAAGTCGTCACCTTCTCCAGCGTTATTATCCGAAATCTTTCCACCATTCATGATAAAGGTTGATCCGCTCGAATAAACACCAGCACCAAGGATATTTCCTGTATGCATCCCTCCTGCGTTTCCTGAGATTTCTCCACCATTCATAGTAAATGTGGTACTATATAAGCCAACCCCCACTCCGCCAGCATCACTTCCAGCATTATTGCAATAGAATATATTATCTGATATTTTTCCACCATTCATAGTAAAAGAAGCATGAGTCCACACACCGACCATTGATCCTAAAGCGTTATCAGTTCTATTGTTGGAAATTTCACCGCCATTCATGATAAACGTGCACGGGTTTTCTATTTGGACTACACTGCCGTTAGCTACATAACACCCTGTGATCTTAGCACCATTTTCCATTGTCACCGAAGATGATTCTCTTATTCCCCGAATACCACCATTCCTTTTTACGGTGTAATTGGCACTAGTGAGGCCAATCCCTGAAAGAATAATATCTTTAAGTGTCAAAGAGCCATAAATTTCTAAATGGAATGCTTCGAGGCCCCCAACCAACTGTTGTGTAATCGTGCGGATGGTGCTTGGATTATCAGAAGTGAGAGTAATTCGTTTATTCTCCGATACTAAGACCCGATTACCCATTGCGGGATCATCCGCTATAGCGGTTATGGTGCAATCCACATTTTCTAAGCATGCATTTGCCGCATCCTCTAAGACATCGTAGGTGCCAATGGCTGCGTCAGTGTCATCACGGTCAACCAGATACCTTTGCAGGGTATAGAAAATGATGTACCTTGTGTAATCTCCATCGCATTCTGCATTGATAGTTCCATCTAAATCGACGGAAACGGTATCAGATACAGTAACAAGCGACTGTCCGCTTATCGTCTGTGCCGGAGCATACTTTACATACTCGTTCTTAGCCGACAGAGTGATGGCATCAAAGCCTTGACTTGGTGCGCTAAGCGGGGTCGTTCCGTCTAAATCATAGGGAATCCCGTACTGTCCGGGAATGGTCTCATCCACATACAACGTATCTGCAGGGCTGACACCATTGTTGATGCCGCTCACTGTACAGGTGATTTCCTTATATAAGTTATCCACTGTAATGGAGGATACATTGGTATAGGTAAGATTGGTTGCCGGATCACGGACCGTTCCCTGGAACCAGTACGTTGCATTTTTGTCCACCTGCAGTGGAAAGGTCGCGGTAATATGATCGTTACTGCTTGCACCTATTGTGCCTTTGTTATTCGCTGATACCGTACTACTTGCATAGGCGGTATCAAACGCATTGCCGGCACTGTAATCCGTGGTATTACTGATGGGCACCCGGAACCACTGGACATTCTGAATCGTTGTACCAGTAATACTCAATTCGTTCTTTACCGTCGCTGTAAGGTCTACATGACCGGGAGTTGTGTCGGTATAATAAACCTTGCTGTCATCCGGGTTTGCCGTTGCACTGACTTTGACCTCCCGCACATGCAGGTCAACCGTAATGGGTGTACTGGCATAGTCTGTGTAATACGCACCGTTTACTTCCTCATTGAAGATCTTCAGGGTATAATCGCCTATAGGCAGGTCACTTTTACTCGGCAGGGTAAAGGTTGCTGTACCACTTGCATTGCCGCTTTGGCAATTTACCGGGCGGCCATAGAATAGGATATCCGGATTGGCATTATTCCGGCAGATCATCACGGACACGCTTCTGCCTGTACCAGTCTGCGCGCCACTATAAGAAAAGGACACATCTCCGTCCGGATGGGAGGTAATGTCGGTGAGGCTTGGATCCACGGTCATGCCCAGGCGGCCGCTTTGGGTACCGCCAACACTGTTGCCAGAATAGGTCTTACTCTTATCATCCTCCATCGTAAGCTTCACTGCCTCATTCGCACCGGGCGTTACTGCCTTGACTAAGTTTTTCGTTCCGGGTGAGGCCGACTTCATGTCAGAGGCGCCGCCGGTGGCGGCAACAGATGAGAAGAGGGCAGAGGACAGATCGAAATAAAAAGCGGGCCGCACAGAAAACGTATTAGCTACGCCGCCGCCGTTGTAGACCCCCGACCCGGCCGGCGTGCCGACCAAACCGAAATTTACACTGAGTGAATTGGGGGAGCGCAGCCAAACATACGTGGCGTCGCCACGTATGCCATTACCAACTGTACCAGAACCCATATTGTAGTATTCATAGGCAGATAAAGGCCAGAAATTCTGGTTTGTTGGATTTACATAACCATAATAAACAGTACTTGGATAAGACTGTAAATCCATGGACGAACGGGGTACAACATAGGTCCTCTCTTTTGGAGTAAGAATGCTAGTGTTCTGATAGGCATTCGACATTGCCGTCTGCAGCGTACTGTTATTATAGTTATTATTACCTGCTGCACCGGTATAGGGATTAAATATGCTCGTGCCAAAGGTATTGCCAGTGTTTCTGTCTGAAAACATTGTCACAGTACCTGCACTCGGTGACCGGAGTGAGGCAGGGGTTCCCCCGCTGCTGTCCCCGATGACCCACCATACTTTTCCGCCAAATCCAATCTTCGTCTCGTTGCGTACATACAGATTGCTCTTAGACGGCTGGATTCCCACGGATGCCGCCATGATCCCCGGAGGTGTGCGCAGGCCCGCATTGATATCTGCGACAACTGTATCTTCTTCCAGGGAAATATCTTCCGAATACACGGTGGTATAGTCCTCATTAAAATCAGCAAACTGATTGTCTTCTGTAATCCCGGCAACAGGCAGGAGATATTCGGTATTGCCTTTTATACAGGTAGAAATCCCCACCACATAGCTGCCGGGTTCGAGATGTTCAAATATGTATTTACCTTCGCTGTCCGTCTGAACGGTTTCCACAGCTGTAGTCTTATCCTCTGCTTTGTATAAACTGACTTCATAGGCTGCAAGGGGCTGTTCGCCCTCCTGCCGGATGCCGTCACCGGGAAGTACACCACTGTTTTTATCCTCCAGTACATCCAGCCAGAGCATACCGCTGATGCTGTTTGCATCTGTAGTCTCTCTTGGCTCAGCCGCTTTCGGTTCTTTTTTAGGTTTTTCCTTGGCTTTCTCTTTCAATTTCGCCTTAGAATTTCCCTCATTTTCGGCTTTGCCGTTCGCATTCTTCTTGTCTTCTTGCTTTTCTTTTTCGGGCTTCACCGTTTCCGGTTTCGATTCCGGTTCTTTTTCCGGTTTCTGTGTTTCGCCTTCCGTTCCTTTCTCCTCTTGGCTTTGTGTCGCGTCCTGTTCGGTCACAACATCGTCTTGCTGCGGTTCATCCGCAGATACCGTAAGCGTATTCGCGGGAAAGGAGCCTGTGAGGATGGCAAACACCAGAACAAGGCAGAGCAGCCGATGTAAGCCCCTCCCTGTTCCTCTTTTATGTTTTTCTTTTTCATATGGTATTTTCATCTTGAATATGTTCTCCTATCCGGTTCTTCTTTTGTTTCTGGCGAGAAGTGTTGCCAGTGTCTCTGATTTCAGCTTAATTTCCAGACTGTGCTGTACCTCACAGAACAAGGAGTGTACGGCACAGGAGGTCGTGGCACTCCTGCCGCAATATTCGCTATGTTCCAGACAGCGATTGATCTTCGTTGTCCCCTCGAATGCCTCCATGACATCATAAACTGTGATATCCTCCGGTGCACGCGCCAGAATATAGCCGCCTTTTGAACCGCTGACCGTATGGGCAAATTGATAATCTTTTAATTTTCTGCCGACCTGCAGGACGTATTTTGCGGGCATATCCAATCTCTGAGACAATTCAGTCGATGAGACAACGCGCTGCTGTTCCGCCAGTTCGACCAGTATGCGCAGAGCGTAGTCGGTCGTCATTTGAAGCTGCAAGAACATGCCTCCTTTCTGAAACGCATATTTGTTCCTGTTTATCTATCATTTTACAAAAAAATCTGTTCCATTCCCGCACAAGATGTGAACAACACGATTTTCGATGTAAACAGCAAAAAAAGAGAAGTACTGCTTTTTTATTTTGCAGTACTTCTCTTTTCCCCGATCACCAGCCAGCGCCGCCGGCGTTTTTTTCTAAAACTATTTAATTTTCCTTTGGCATATCAATATACCGACTCCACTCTTCTTTTGGAATAGCTAAAAGCTCAAGGGCCTCTTCCGGCGACATGCCAAGTTTTTGTTGGATCTCCTTAACCGAGTGTATGATCGTTACTCGGCGCCCTTTTTCAATTCCTTCTTGACGCCCTTTTTCTATTCCTTTTTCGATTCCTTTTTGCTCCACGCCTTCACTGAGATTACACATATCCGACACCTCTCTTTCCAGTTGTCCTGTCATTTCGATGTTAAAATCATGCTCCAGAATCCTTTTCTTCTCATCCGGCTTTCTCTCTGACGACAGGAGTACTTCAAGCATTCTCACGATGCCCTCATAGTATTGATCTTCCTCGCTTCCAAGGCACACGAGAACTGCCGTCATCAGATCGTAATTCTCTCTTTTCTCCGCTTCGGCAGCTCCCCAAAGATGGTTCTCCTCCATCGAATAGGTCGTAATTGAATTTCTCCTGCTTTTAGGCGGATTCGGGCAAATCCAGATGGAATATACCTTTTTAATCTCTCCGTAATGCGATCCGCTAAATTCCGTCCCATATTGGGAAGAAATCATCCGGCTGCAATAATATATTCCCCGCTTTATAATAGGATATCCCGGATAGAAGTTGTTTTGTGCCTCGATGTTGACGATCAGGCTGATTCGTTCTTCTGATACCGGTACGATCGCCAAAAAGCGAATATCATATGTAACCGTTCCTTCGTTTATGCTGGAGTCTTCTGTGGACAGGCCGCGGATCTGTTCCGCACCGTGGCTGACTTCATCCGGGTGCACAGCGGTTTTTGAAATGACGGGATCGTCTTCTATGTACCTGTTGGCAATTTCCTTTATCGTGTAATTCTCATATTCCTGTATGCATTCTTTCAGAATACAGGCAAGAATCATTTTGTTTGCAAGCAGACACTTGCAGGAAGCATCATAGGCTGCCCTTTGTCCCGCAGCATCGAGTTTTTTATAGAAAGTGTTCATCTGATTCCTCCTTATAAGTTCTCAATGCTTTCCTCCCTTGCCGGCTAATTCTATTGTATCAGATCGCTCCAAATCCTGCCACTATTTTCTCCTCTTCTTTGTCAGAAATTTATCCCTCCTCACCGCACGATAAAAAAGAAGTACTGTTTTTTTATTTTTGCAGTACTTCTCTTTTCCCCGATCACCAGCCAGCGCCGCCGGCGTTTTTTTCTAAAACTATTTAATTTTCCTTTGGTATATCAATATACCGACTCCACTCTTCTTTTGGAATAGCTAAAAGCTCAAGGGCCTCTTCCGGCGACATGCCAAATATCACAGCTCACAAGCAGCGCGGAATTAGAACTCTGGTCTTGAATGTGTTTTGTGCCACATCAAAATGAGTCATCAGAATTCCGCCCTTGCTTTCCACAATCTCCTGCACGATGGTAAGACCCAGACCGTGGTTTTCCCTTTGAATTTTACGGCTTTTGAGACGGCCGTGCTCGACTAGAACGGTTCCGTCAAAAGCATTCGTCACGTCAATCACCGCCCATCCATTGATATTTCGGCTCATCACTTTGATAAAACGCTGATCTTCCGGCACTTTTTTGCAGGCTTCTACAGCATTGTTCGTCACATTTGTCAGAATACGCAGTTCTTCCAGTGTCGTAAGTTTTGTAAAGCGGGGTACCGCCACTTCACAACAAAGGCGGATTTTGTGTTTTGTACAGTTAAACTCCAGATCCTGTAAGACTGCATTAAGGGTCGTATTGTCCGAATATTCCTTCTGCACAGCCCGAAACTCCTGCAGGCTTTCATCTGTATCATGAATCAGAGACAACGCCTCCTCCTTTTGTTCCCCTTCAATCATCACTTTCAGTGTTCGCATAACTGAGAGATAATCGTGCTTTAATTTGCGAAAGTTCTCTGTGCTTTTATGATAAGAGTTATAGTAGCGAAGCTGAACCGAGAGCTGTTCTTCCATAAACTGATTGCTGAGCTGATACCGCAAAAGCCGTGCCTCTTTTATGGAATGATAAATTGAAAATATGAGCATGAACAGGATGAATCCGCAGCCTGCCAGTGTAATCCCGGCAAACCACCTTGCGTCAGGATGATAGTGCCGCCCCTGATTTAAGAGAAGTAAACTCGGAATGGCAGCCAGTTCATATGCGATAACATTCTTCACGGAACTGGGTTCTCTTAAGAATATAAGAAGTTCCTGATCCGGAAGAATTGTTTCGTGCAGGATATAAAAGAATGCCAGGGCAATCACCAGCGACAGGACAGTCAGACTGTAATAGGACTGAGAATCAACCGCAAATTGCGGTCTCGTATCCTGTACAACCCATGCTGCGATGGATGTGACGATTCCCCGAAAGCAATACAAACTCAGTGTGCAGACGCCTGCCCCGTAGAAGGCCTGGGTAAATGACATATCCGTGGATAGATATACGCCTGCGGCCATGGCCAGGAGCAAAGCAGGAAGATGCAGCCAGGAAAGAGCCGTCAAATCAGCTGCGAAATAAGCTCCGATAAGAAGAAGTAACGCTGCCCCTATCCTCCAGTGATCCCTCTGGCCAAAAGGCAGCAGCTCGCGATAGTAGAGCAAAAAGGTGAAACAATATATGATGATGGAAACTCCTGCAGCGATGCTCATAACTTTATCCCTCCTTTTGGAAGGTAGATATGATTCTGAGTGATGTAATGGCAAAAACGCCCCTTTACCCTATCTATGTATTTTCTTCCAATCGGAAGTTCCGTCGTATCCTGCAAAACTACCTTCTGTGAACAGAATCTGGCGATATATGGAAGATGAACAAGGTAGGACCTGTGAATGCGCAAAAATTCTTCGGAGGACAAGTCCTCTTCCAGATCGGACATCTTTCCATAAAAGCAGACAGGCTCTGAATTATAAGTGTGATGCAATAGAATTTTTCGGTTT comes from the Blautia liquoris genome and includes:
- a CDS encoding RrF2 family transcriptional regulator → MQLQMTTDYALRILVELAEQQRVVSSTELSQRLDMPAKYVLQVGRKLKDYQFAHTVSGSKGGYILARAPEDITVYDVMEAFEGTTKINRCLEHSEYCGRSATTSCAVHSLFCEVQHSLEIKLKSETLATLLARNKRRTG
- a CDS encoding DUF7601 domain-containing protein, producing MKIPYEKEKHKRGTGRGLHRLLCLVLVFAILTGSFPANTLTVSADEPQQDDVVTEQDATQSQEEKGTEGETQKPEKEPESKPETVKPEKEKQEDKKNANGKAENEGNSKAKLKEKAKEKPKKEPKAAEPRETTDANSISGMLWLDVLEDKNSGVLPGDGIRQEGEQPLAAYEVSLYKAEDKTTAVETVQTDSEGKYIFEHLEPGSYVVGISTCIKGNTEYLLPVAGITEDNQFADFNEDYTTVYSEDISLEEDTVVADINAGLRTPPGIMAASVGIQPSKSNLYVRNETKIGFGGKVWWVIGDSSGGTPASLRSPSAGTVTMFSDRNTGNTFGTSIFNPYTGAAGNNNYNNSTLQTAMSNAYQNTSILTPKERTYVVPRSSMDLQSYPSTVYYGYVNPTNQNFWPLSAYEYYNMGSGTVGNGIRGDATYVWLRSPNSLSVNFGLVGTPAGSGVYNGGGVANTFSVRPAFYFDLSSALFSSVAATGGASDMKSASPGTKNLVKAVTPGANEAVKLTMEDDKSKTYSGNSVGGTQSGRLGMTVDPSLTDITSHPDGDVSFSYSGAQTGTGRSVSVMICRNNANPDILFYGRPVNCQSGNASGTATFTLPSKSDLPIGDYTLKIFNEEVNGAYYTDYASTPITVDLHVREVKVSATANPDDSKVYYTDTTPGHVDLTATVKNELSITGTTIQNVQWFRVPISNTTDYSAGNAFDTAYASSTVSANNKGTIGASSNDHITATFPLQVDKNATYWFQGTVRDPATNLTYTNVSSITVDNLYKEITCTVSGINNGVSPADTLYVDETIPGQYGIPYDLDGTTPLSAPSQGFDAITLSAKNEYVKYAPAQTISGQSLVTVSDTVSVDLDGTINAECDGDYTRYIIFYTLQRYLVDRDDTDAAIGTYDVLEDAANACLENVDCTITAIADDPAMGNRVLVSENKRITLTSDNPSTIRTITQQLVGGLEAFHLEIYGSLTLKDIILSGIGLTSANYTVKRNGGIRGIRESSSVTMENGAKITGCYVANGSVVQIENPCTFIMNGGEISNNRTDNALGSMVGVWTHASFTMNGGKISDNIFYCNNAGSDAGGVGVGLYSTTFTMNGGEISGNAGGMHTGNILGAGVYSSGSTFIMNGGKISDNNAGEGDDLANRSFGGGVYLSHGSTFIMRGSDSKILDNTAGGVFGKGGGAYVASGCSFTMYDGEISGNVAKRYGPGDSTGYGGGVYVDTGAEFSMLGGRISDNTASSDGGGVYTPDYSYGNPADVSKYSNISISNSAEVSENTALDGFFAPPVNYSDFDVRAANSFDGMLLDNNNINYRNPYYSIAYDANNGGDGTQRYYQSTGVSSGTTTVQAVNIGSGTDEANFTAPAGMSFAGWTENADGTGASYRPGDAITLSGNKILYAKWMPFVDVTISKTVAGDYGDRNKKFDFTITVQDTSGTPLASGTSLSYTGGTLPGSGAEALEDGTLTLDATGSADFKLKHGQTVTVSGIPTNGKVQIAETAVSGYSTTYQIDSGTAQNGTDTNLIAMNGTNRTAAFVNTHGEVVAAGITGGMTSTTLRITTAVLSLAGAWYLISRRARRKRQKES
- a CDS encoding sensor histidine kinase — its product is MSIAAGVSIIIYCFTFLLYYRELLPFGQRDHWRIGAALLLLIGAYFAADLTALSWLHLPALLLAMAAGVYLSTDMSFTQAFYGAGVCTLSLYCFRGIVTSIAAWVVQDTRPQFAVDSQSYYSLTVLSLVIALAFFYILHETILPDQELLIFLREPSSVKNVIAYELAAIPSLLLLNQGRHYHPDARWFAGITLAGCGFILFMLIFSIYHSIKEARLLRYQLSNQFMEEQLSVQLRYYNSYHKSTENFRKLKHDYLSVMRTLKVMIEGEQKEEALSLIHDTDESLQEFRAVQKEYSDNTTLNAVLQDLEFNCTKHKIRLCCEVAVPRFTKLTTLEELRILTNVTNNAVEACKKVPEDQRFIKVMSRNINGWAVIDVTNAFDGTVLVEHGRLKSRKIQRENHGLGLTIVQEIVESKGGILMTHFDVAQNTFKTRVLIPRCL